CTGACCTTCCAGGTCGTACTGGACGAGCGGCCCCACTGTTCGATCGTCACGTCGTCGGCCCGGTCGGCGAGGATGCCCATGTTGATCCCGACCTCCTTGCTGGAGAGGTCGAGCTCCTCGGCGACGTACTTGGCCTTCAGGTAGGCGGTTCCGTCGACCCGGTCGCGGAGGTACGAGAGGAGCCGCGCTTGCGTCTCGGACAGCGAGGGGCTCGCGACAGAGCCGTCCCGGCGGGCTGGCGTGGGCAT
Above is a genomic segment from Halosimplex halophilum containing:
- a CDS encoding DUF7123 family protein, with translation MPTPARRDGSVASPSLSETQARLLSYLRDRVDGTAYLKAKYVAEELDLSSKEVGINMGILADRADDVTIEQWGRSSSTTWKVSARE